The genomic segment GCATTGGTGCAAATCACCCGCACCGCGCCGCGGCGGCGGATGACCTTGCAGTTGCGGCACAATTTCTTTACCGACGCACGTACTTTCATGTTCCTCTCCCGTGTCCCGGCGCCTGATCCGCAGCGGGGCGTGGTATCCAGGGGCTCAGCGCAGCGCGCCGGCCCGGCCGTGGCCCTTCAGGTTCGACTTCTTCAACAGACTTTCGTATTGGTGGGACATCATGTGCGCTTGAAGCTGTGCCATGAAATCCATCAACACCACCACGATGATCAACAGCGACGTCCCGCCGAAATAGAACGGCACGTTCCAGTAAACGATCAGAAATTCCGGCAATAAGCACACGCCGGTGATATAGATGGCGCCGGCCAGGGTAAGACGGGTCAGCACCGAATCGATGTAACGCGCAGTCTGATCGCCGGGTCGGATTCCCGGGATAAAAGCCCCGGATTTCTTCAGATTATCCGCCGTCTCCTTGGAATTGAACACCAGGGCGGTATAAAAAAAGCAGAAAAACACGATCAGCAGCGAATAGAGTGCCACATAAATCGGCTGCCCCGGACTCAGCAAGGACGTGAAATTCTGTAACCAAGCCATGCCTTGCGCGTGCCCAAACCAACTTCCCAGGGTCGCTGGAAATAGAATCAGGCTTGACGCAAAGATCGGCGGGATCACGCCCGACATGTTCAACTTTAATGGCAGATGACTACTCTGCGCGGCATAGAGCTTCCGTCCCTGTTGGCGCCGCGCATAGTTGACCGGGATACGGCGTTGCCCGCGCTCCACGAAGATCACAAAACCGGTTACCACTATCGCCAAACCGAACAACAACAGCACGCCGAAAACATTCATCTCGCCGGTACGCACCAGCTCCAGAGTCCCACCGATCGCCGATGGAAGACCGGCGACGATACCGGCGAAAATAATCAAGGATATTCCGTTGCCGATCCCGCGCTCAGTGATCTGCTCGCCGAGCCACATGAGGAACACCGTCCCCCCCACCAGGGTCGTGGCCGCGGTAATCACGAAACTGGGGCCGGGCGCCACCACCACGCCCTGGTTCTGCAAGGCGATTGCGGCACCCACCGCCTGAAATGCGGCCAGGCCCACCGTGCCGTAGCGGGTGTACTGGGTAATCTTGCGCCGGCCCGCCTCGCCCTCTTTCTTCAACTGCTCCAACGCCGGGACTACCGAGGTCATCAGCTGCAGAATAATGGAGGCCGAAATATAGGGCATAACCCCCAGCGCAAGAATACTCAGCCGCTTCAGGGCCCCACCGGAAAACATGTTAAACATGTCCAGGATAGTGCCCTTCTGCTGGTCAAACAGATGCGCCAGCGCCGCGGGGTCTATCCCCGGTACCGGGATAAAAGATCCGATCCGGAATACCACCAAGGCGCCCAGAACAAACAGCAGGCGCTGACGCAACTCCGTCAGACGGGTGATATCGCCAAGGGCACCGCCGATGCTGGTACGGGAAGTAGCCACTAGTCCTCGATCCGACCGCCTGCTGCCTCGATTGCGGCGCGCGCTCCCTTCGTCACCCTCAGGCCCCGCACCGTCAGCGCCTTGCTGAGTTCCCCGCTGGCGATCACCTTGGCGCGGAGTACGGTGCGCGCAAGCACATTGGCGGCCTTCAAGGCTGCCAAGTCCACCACATCGCCGTCCACCTTGGCGAGCTCATGCAAACGAACTTCGGCTACCCGCGCAGCGGTGCGCGAGGTAAAGCCGACCTTGGGCAAGCGGCGTTGAAGCGGCATCTGGCCACCCTCGAACCCCACCTTGTGGAAACCCCCGGCACGCGCTTTCTGGCCCTTATGTCCGAGCCCTGCGGTTTTGCCCAGACCCGAACCGATGCCACGTCCGACCCGCTTCCGGGGCGTCTTGCTGCCCGCTGCGGGCTTGATGTCGTTTAGGCGCATGGTCAGGCTTCCTCGACCTTCAGGAGGTACGACACCTTATTAATCATCCCACGGTTCTCCGGGGTGTCCTTGATGGTCACGCTCTGGTGCCTGCGCCGCAATCCAATGCCATGGGCGGACTCCCGATGGCCCGGAAGGCGACCGTATAGGCTACGCAACAACGTGACTCTGATCTGCTTCTCCGCCATGACTACCCCCGGATTTCCTCGATCGTCTTGCCGCGCTTCGCAGCGATGTCTTCCGGCGAAAACGTCTGCGTCAAACCGCGGATAGTGGCACGCACCACGTTGAATGGATTGCGTGAACCGAAGCTCTTGGCCAGAACGTCTCGAACCCCGAGGACTTCCAGGACTGCGCGCATCGCGCCGCCTGCAATGATGCCGGTGCCCTCGGATGCGGGCTGCATATGCACCCGGGCGGCTCCATGACGGGCGTTGACCGGATAATGCAGCGTACTCCCGTTCAAAGGAATACTGCGCATGTTCTTGCGTGCGCCCTCCATTGCTTTCTGAATCGCCATCGGCACCTCGCGAGCCTTACCATGGCCGAAACCAACCTTGCCGTTCCCGTCGCCCACCACGCTCAGAGCGGAAAAACCAAACTGCCGGCCGCCCTTCACGACTTTGGCTACGCGGTTCACCACGATCAGCTTCTCGAGCAGATCGTCGCCACCGTGCGTTTCGCGATTTGCCATTACAGCCCGCCTTCTCTTCGATAACCAGCTCGATAAACCGCCGTTACCGGCGCCCGTATCCTGTCCTGTAAATGCTAGAACTCGAGACCACCCTCACGTGCCGCATCCGCCAAGGCCTTTACCCGGCCGTGGTAACGAAATCCGGCGCGGTCGAAGGCAACCCGAGTGATCCCGGCCGCCTTGGCCTTTTCTGCGATCGCTTTGCCCACCGCGCTTGCCGCGGCCACGTTCCCAGTAGATGTCAAGGACTCACGGACCGCCTTTTCCAAGGTGGAAGCGCTAACCAGCACTTCTGAGCCATCCGGCGTGAACACCTGCGCGTAGATATGGCGCGGCGTGCGATGCACGCACAACCGATGCATACCGAGCTCGCGAAGCTTCGCCCGCGTGCGCCGCGCACGACGTTGACGTCCGACCTTCTTATCCGCCACTACCATTCCGACCATCGTACCGCTCCAACCAGTATTACTGGGCTCGGCCATCGGCCGCAGGCTTACTTCTTCTTTCCTTCTTTGCGGACGATCACTTCGCCCACATACCGCACACCTTTCCCCTTGTAAGGCTCTGGGGGACGCAATGAACGGATCTTCGCGGCCACCGCGCCTACCTTCTGCTTATCGATACCCTTGATCACAATCTCAGTCTGGCTCGGTGTGTCGATACTGATGCCGTCTGGTATCGGTAAATTTACCGGATGGGAGAATCCAAGCGTCAGGTTTAAAATTTTGCCCTGCGCCTGAGCGCGGTACCCAACCCCTTCCAACGCCAGCTTTTTCTCGAACCCAAGCCTGACCCCGGTCACCATATTGCTGACCAAGGCGCGCATGGTCCCCGCCAACGCATCGGAGTTGTCATACCCCTTCTTCGCCGCCAGCCGCAACTCGTTTTCCTCGTGGCTGATAGAGACGGCTTCGTGCAACACGAGCTCCAGGAGCCCCTTGGGGCCCTTGATGGACACGCATCGACCCGCCAGCGAAACGTTGACACCGGACGGCACAGGAACAGGTTTATCGGCAACTCTAGACATCGAAGGATCTCTGCATCAAGCCACTACACACAAGACCTCGCCCCCGTGCCCAGCGGCACGAGCAGCGCGGTCGCTCATGACCCCCTGCGGAGTCGATACAATGGCGATCCCAAGTCCCGCGCGCACCCTGGGAAGATCGCCCTTCCCCTTGTAAATGCGCAGTCCCGGTCGACTCACTCGATCAATCGACTCGATCACCGGCCGGCCCATGTAATACTTGAGGACCACTGTAAGCGTGGGTTTCCCGTTCTCTTCCTGCCTCGTATAACCGGCGATATACCCTTCGTCCTTCAGCACATCGGCGATCGCCGCTTTGACCGTGGAAAACGGCATACGCACTTCCTTCTTTCCGGCGGACTGTCCATTCCGGATGCGGGTCAACATATCAGCAATCGGGTCGGTCATCGTCATCGTTGCGTACCTGATATATGGGGGAAGTCCAGCACGGTTAGGTGCAAACTAGTCACCGTCACCAACTCGACTTCACCAATCCTGGGATGTCACCACGCATGGCGGCTTCCCGCAATTTGTTCCTGCCGAGACCGAATTTCCGGTAGTAACCGTGCGGCCGACCGGTCAAGCTGCACCGGTTACGCAAGCGCACCGGGCTTGCATCCCGCGGCAGCTGTTGAAGCTTAATCCGCGCAACTTGTTTCTCCTCCTCGCTCACGCCGGGATCGCGAAGGGTCTCTTTAAGCGTAGCGCGCTTCTGGGCATAGCGCTTCACAATCCGCTTCCGTTTCGTATCACGCCCTACTACTGAGGTCTTAGCCATAGGTTCTAACTCTCAATTCCGGAACGGAAAGTGGAACGCCGCTAGCAGTGCCTGACCCTCTTCATCGGTACGGGCAGTCGTCGTCACCGTAATGTCGAGGCCCCGCATGGCGTCAATCTTTTCATACTGAATTTCCGGGAAAATAATCTGCTCCCGTATACCCAGGCTGTAGTTCCCGCGGCCATCAAAGGCCTTTGCGCTGAAGCCGCGGAAATCCCGGATGCGCGGAATCGCGACATTCACCAAACGATCGAGAAACTCGTACATGCGGTCCCGGCGCAGGGTCACCTTGACGCCAACCGGCCAACCCTCACGCAGCTTAAATCCGGCGATGGATTTACGTGCCCGCGTCACGATCGGCTTCTGACCGGAGATCAGGGCAAGATCCGCACTCGCGTTCTCAACCAGCTTGCGATCGCCCACCGCTTCGCCGACACCCATGTTCAACGTTACCTTGGTGATCCGTGGGACCTCCATGGCATTCGTGAAGCCGAAACGTTCCGTAAGTTGCGGAACGACGGTATTGCGGTAGTAATCCTGCAGTCTGCTCATGCCGCCCACCGACCCTTACAGGTCCACAACTTCGTTGTTGGACTTGAAATAACGCACCTTGCGCCCGTCTTCCAGGGCTCGTATGCCGACCCGATCACCCTTTTTGGTCACCGGATTAAAGAGCATTACATTTGAGATATTGAGGGGTGCCTCCCGCTCAATGATCCCGCCGTTCGTGCCGCTTTGCGGATTAGGCTTCTGGTGCTTCTTTATGATGTTGGCGTTTTCCACTACGACCTGCCCTTCCGGAAGAACCCGAAGCACGGTCCCGCGGTGACCACGGCTCTTACCCGCGGTCACAATGACTTCATCGCCCTTCTTGATTTTGCGCATAGCCCGTTCTCCAGATCTACAGCACTTCCGGTGCAAGCGAAATAATTTTCATGAACCGCTCCGTGCGCAGCTCCCGGGTTACGGGCCCGAATATGCGGGTCCCGATAGGCTGGAGCTGGTTTGTCAGGAGCACGGCCGCGTTGGTATCGAACCGGATCAGGGAACCATCGGCCCGGCGCACACCCTTGCGGGTGCGCACGACCACCGCGCTGTACACCTCTCCTTTCTTGACCTTCCCACGGGGGATAGCGTCCTTCACGCTGACCTTGATAATGTCGCCGATCCGCGCATAGCGACGCTTGGATCCGCCAAGGACCTTGATGCACATAACCTGGCGGGCGCCACTGTTGTCCGCCACATTCAATATCGTCTGCATCTGAATCATGATCGTGCACCAACTCGCGATTATTGCGTCCGGCCCACGCGCAAAAGTTGCGCGTGGGCCGGGCTCTAGGCCACTACTGCGCCCGGCGCAGGACCTTCACCAGCCGCCACGCCTTGGTCTTCGACAGTGGACGGCACTGTTCGATCATCACCACGTCACCCTCATGACATTCGTTGTTCTCGTCGTGCGCATGGAGCTTGGTGGAGAGTCGTACGTACTTTCCATAAACAGGATGCGGGACCATCCGGTCAACCACCACGGTAACGGTCTTATTCATTTTGCTGCTCTTCACCCGACCGGTGACCGCACCTGTGGACTTTACTTCCTCGCTCATGCTTGGTCACCCACCATCGGATGTTCATTCAGCACGGTGTGGATGCGCGCGATGTCACGCCGCACCTTGCGCAGTCTGTCGTTTTTCGACAGCTGCCCCGTGGCCTTTTGCATGCGTAGGTTGAACTGCTCACGCAGCAACCCTAGCAACTCGTCTCTGAGCTCTTTCCTGCCCTTGGTACGCAGATCGTTCGCTTCCATCACAGCACCGTACGAATCACAAACGCTGTCTGAACCGGCAGCTTGGCGGCGGCAAGGCGAAACGCCTCACGGGCCTCGTCCTCGGTGACGCCTTCCATCTCATAGAGCAGCCGACCCGGCTGTATCCTGGCCACCCAATATTCGACATTACCCTTTCCGTTGCCCATTCGCACCTCCAGAGGCTTACGGCTCACCGGCAGGTCCGGGAATACGCGGATCCATACCTTGCCACCGCGTTTTACATGACGCGTAATGGCCCGGCGAGCCGCCTCGATCTGACGGGCCGTAAGCCGACCACGGCTCACCGCCTTGAGGCCGTACTCGCCAAAGCTGACCTTATTCCCGGTGGTCGCAACCCCGCGATTACGGCCTTTGCTTTGCTTACGGAACTTCGTACGCTTGGGTTGCAGCATCTCGCCCGTACTCCAGTTTCAATTCAGCTCGCGGTAGCCTTTTCGGTTGCCGCTTCATCGCCCTGTTTGCCGTACTCGAGGATCTCGCCCTTGAATATCCACACCTTGACACCGATAACACCGTAGGTGGTGTGTGCTTCCGCTAACCCGTAGTCGATATCCGCCCGCAAGGTATGGAGCGGCACACGGCCTTCTCGATACCACTCACGGCGGGCGATTTCAGCACCGTTAAGTCGGCCCGCCACGTTGATCCGGATACCCTCCGCACCAAGACGCATCGTGTTGGTCACCGCGCGCCGCATGGCACGCCGGAACATGATGCGGCGCTCCAACTGCTGGGCGACACTTTCGGCAACGAGTTGGGCATCCAGCTCGGGCTTGCGAATCTCCTCGACGTTCACGTTGACGGGTATACCCATCATCGTCGCCAACTCTTTACGCAGCGCTTCTATATCCTCCCCCTTCTTCCCGATCACAATACCGGGTCGCGCGGTGTGGATAGTGATGAACGCGTTACGCGCTGGGCGATCGATCTGGATCCGGCCGACGGATGCGTGCGCCAGCTTCTTCTTGAGGAAGCCGCGTACCTTAAGGTCGGTATTCAGAAACTCGGCAAAATGCTTTGTGTCCGAATACCATCTGGACGTCCAGTCCTTCACGATCCCGAGCCGGAACCCGGTTGGATGTACTTTCTGGCCCATTTCGCCTGCTCTACCTTTGTCGATGGGCGCCCAAAACGCGCCCGCTAGTCATGCGGATCAGCTGTCGCCCACTGTCACGGTAATATGACTGGTCCGTTTCTCGATTCCCGTGGCACGCCCTTTGGCACGTGCTTGCCAGCGGTTCTGGGTGGGACCTTCATCCACCCAGATCGCGGCCACCTTCAGTTCGTCGACGTCCGCGCCTTCATTGTGCTCCGCGTTGGCGATCGCCGATTCCAGGACCTTCCGTACCAGACGTGCTGCCTTTTTGGGACTGAAGCCCAAGGTATTCAAGGCACGGTCCACCGGAAGGCCACGGATCTGATCCGCCACCAAGCGGCACTTTTGCGCGGAAATCCGCACGTAACGCAGTTTCGCTTCTACTCGCATCATTGTATCCCGCTACTTGGCCTTACGGTTTCCCGTATGCCCCTTGAACGTCCGGGTCACCGCGAACTCGCCCAGCTTATGGCCCACCATGTTCTCGTTGACCAGGATCGGCACATGCTGCCGACCATTGTGAACAGCGATCGTCAACCCAACCATGTCGGGCAAAATCATCGAGCGCCTCGACCAGGTCTTGATCGGTCTCTTGCTGCTCGTGGCACGGGCTTCATCCACCTTCTTCACAAGGTGGAGGTCCACAAAGGGTCCCTTCTTTACCGAACGGGGCACGGATCTATTCCTCTAACCTTGATGGTTACTATTTGCGCCTGCGGACAATCATATTGTCTGTCCGCTTGTTGTACCGGGTCTTGTAACCCTTGGTGGGCATGCCCCATGGCGAGACCGGATGGCGGCCGCCGGAAGTCCGGCCCTCGCCACCGCCGTGCGGATGGTCCACCGGATTCATGGCGACACCGCGCACCGTAGGCCGGATACCACGCCAGCGCTTTGCTCCAGCCTTGCCGAGGGAGCGCAGATTGTGTTCGCCATTGCTCACTTCACCAATGGTGGCACGACACTCAACCATGACTTTCCGCATCTCACCGGACCGCAAACGCAGCGTACAGTGCCCACCTTCACGTGCCATGAGCTGAACCGAAGTCCCCGCGCTACGCGCGATCTGCGCGCCCTTGCCGGGCTTGAGCTCGATGCAATGGACCTGGGTACCGAGCGGGATATTTCTCAAGGGCAGGCTGTTCGCGGTCTTGATCGGCGCATCGGGCCCGGAGACGACCTCCATTCCAGGGGTCATTCCCTTCGCAGCAATGATATAACGTCGCTCTCCATCCCGATACAGTACCAGCGCGATATGCGCGCTCCGGTTGGGATCGTATTCGATGCGCTCAACCCGAGCGGGAATACCATCCTTGTCCCGCTTAAAATCGACGATCCGGTAGCGCTGCTTGTGCCCCCCACCCTGATGACGCGTGGTGATACGGCCTTGATTATTGCGCCCGCCAGTGCGTAGCTTCTTGCCAACCAGCGGCGCGTGGGGTTCACCCCTCCACAGCTCGACCCCCACCACTTTGACCACAAAGCGGCGACCCGGCGAGGTTGGTTTTACCTTGACGACTGCCATCTCGATCCCCTTACTCCGTATCCGTCACGCCGTTTACCGGGCTTCCATGAAATCAATGTCATGGCCGGGTTCCAGCGTCACGTACGCCTTCTTCCAGTTGGAACGCCGCCCCGTGCGCTGACCGGACCGCTTGGCCTTACCCTGGACGTTAGCGATCTGCACGCCACTCACCTTCACCTGGAACATCAGTTCAACGGCCTGTTTGACCTCAGGCTTGGTTGCGTCGGTAACCACCTGGAACACAAACTGGC from the Chromatiales bacterium 21-64-14 genome contains:
- a CDS encoding 30S ribosomal protein S3 yields the protein MGQKVHPTGFRLGIVKDWTSRWYSDTKHFAEFLNTDLKVRGFLKKKLAHASVGRIQIDRPARNAFITIHTARPGIVIGKKGEDIEALRKELATMMGIPVNVNVEEIRKPELDAQLVAESVAQQLERRIMFRRAMRRAVTNTMRLGAEGIRINVAGRLNGAEIARREWYREGRVPLHTLRADIDYGLAEAHTTYGVIGVKVWIFKGEILEYGKQGDEAATEKATAS
- a CDS encoding 50S ribosomal protein L16, with protein sequence MLQPKRTKFRKQSKGRNRGVATTGNKVSFGEYGLKAVSRGRLTARQIEAARRAITRHVKRGGKVWIRVFPDLPVSRKPLEVRMGNGKGNVEYWVARIQPGRLLYEMEGVTEDEAREAFRLAAAKLPVQTAFVIRTVL
- a CDS encoding 50S ribosomal protein L15, giving the protein MRLNDIKPAAGSKTPRKRVGRGIGSGLGKTAGLGHKGQKARAGGFHKVGFEGGQMPLQRRLPKVGFTSRTAARVAEVRLHELAKVDGDVVDLAALKAANVLARTVLRAKVIASGELSKALTVRGLRVTKGARAAIEAAGGRIED
- a CDS encoding 50S ribosomal protein L5, giving the protein MSRLQDYYRNTVVPQLTERFGFTNAMEVPRITKVTLNMGVGEAVGDRKLVENASADLALISGQKPIVTRARKSIAGFKLREGWPVGVKVTLRRDRMYEFLDRLVNVAIPRIRDFRGFSAKAFDGRGNYSLGIREQIIFPEIQYEKIDAMRGLDITVTTTARTDEEGQALLAAFHFPFRN
- a CDS encoding 30S ribosomal protein S17 → MSEEVKSTGAVTGRVKSSKMNKTVTVVVDRMVPHPVYGKYVRLSTKLHAHDENNECHEGDVVMIEQCRPLSKTKAWRLVKVLRRAQ
- a CDS encoding 50S ribosomal protein L6, with the protein product MSRVADKPVPVPSGVNVSLAGRCVSIKGPKGLLELVLHEAVSISHEENELRLAAKKGYDNSDALAGTMRALVSNMVTGVRLGFEKKLALEGVGYRAQAQGKILNLTLGFSHPVNLPIPDGISIDTPSQTEIVIKGIDKQKVGAVAAKIRSLRPPEPYKGKGVRYVGEVIVRKEGKKK
- a CDS encoding 50S ribosomal protein L2; amino-acid sequence: MAVVKVKPTSPGRRFVVKVVGVELWRGEPHAPLVGKKLRTGGRNNQGRITTRHQGGGHKQRYRIVDFKRDKDGIPARVERIEYDPNRSAHIALVLYRDGERRYIIAAKGMTPGMEVVSGPDAPIKTANSLPLRNIPLGTQVHCIELKPGKGAQIARSAGTSVQLMAREGGHCTLRLRSGEMRKVMVECRATIGEVSNGEHNLRSLGKAGAKRWRGIRPTVRGVAMNPVDHPHGGGEGRTSGGRHPVSPWGMPTKGYKTRYNKRTDNMIVRRRK
- a CDS encoding preprotein translocase subunit SecY codes for the protein MATSRTSIGGALGDITRLTELRQRLLFVLGALVVFRIGSFIPVPGIDPAALAHLFDQQKGTILDMFNMFSGGALKRLSILALGVMPYISASIILQLMTSVVPALEQLKKEGEAGRRKITQYTRYGTVGLAAFQAVGAAIALQNQGVVVAPGPSFVITAATTLVGGTVFLMWLGEQITERGIGNGISLIIFAGIVAGLPSAIGGTLELVRTGEMNVFGVLLLFGLAIVVTGFVIFVERGQRRIPVNYARRQQGRKLYAAQSSHLPLKLNMSGVIPPIFASSLILFPATLGSWFGHAQGMAWLQNFTSLLSPGQPIYVALYSLLIVFFCFFYTALVFNSKETADNLKKSGAFIPGIRPGDQTARYIDSVLTRLTLAGAIYITGVCLLPEFLIVYWNVPFYFGGTSLLIIVVVLMDFMAQLQAHMMSHQYESLLKKSNLKGHGRAGALR
- a CDS encoding 50S ribosomal protein L18, translating into MVVADKKVGRQRRARRTRAKLRELGMHRLCVHRTPRHIYAQVFTPDGSEVLVSASTLEKAVRESLTSTGNVAAASAVGKAIAEKAKAAGITRVAFDRAGFRYHGRVKALADAAREGGLEF
- a CDS encoding 50S ribosomal protein L22, with product MRVEAKLRYVRISAQKCRLVADQIRGLPVDRALNTLGFSPKKAARLVRKVLESAIANAEHNEGADVDELKVAAIWVDEGPTQNRWQARAKGRATGIEKRTSHITVTVGDS
- a CDS encoding 30S ribosomal protein S8 — encoded protein: MTMTDPIADMLTRIRNGQSAGKKEVRMPFSTVKAAIADVLKDEGYIAGYTRQEENGKPTLTVVLKYYMGRPVIESIDRVSRPGLRIYKGKGDLPRVRAGLGIAIVSTPQGVMSDRAARAAGHGGEVLCVVA
- a CDS encoding 50S ribosomal protein L23; its protein translation is MSAERLMKVLLAPVVSEKASRLSDRHRQFVFQVVTDATKPEVKQAVELMFQVKVSGVQIANVQGKAKRSGQRTGRRSNWKKAYVTLEPGHDIDFMEAR
- a CDS encoding 50S ribosomal protein L36, translated to MKVRASVKKLCRNCKVIRRRGAVRVICTNARHKQRQG
- a CDS encoding 50S ribosomal protein L24; the protein is MRKIKKGDEVIVTAGKSRGHRGTVLRVLPEGQVVVENANIIKKHQKPNPQSGTNGGIIEREAPLNISNVMLFNPVTKKGDRVGIRALEDGRKVRYFKSNNEVVDL
- a CDS encoding 30S ribosomal protein S14, translating into MAKTSVVGRDTKRKRIVKRYAQKRATLKETLRDPGVSEEEKQVARIKLQQLPRDASPVRLRNRCSLTGRPHGYYRKFGLGRNKLREAAMRGDIPGLVKSSW
- a CDS encoding 30S ribosomal protein S5, with the translated sequence MANRETHGGDDLLEKLIVVNRVAKVVKGGRQFGFSALSVVGDGNGKVGFGHGKAREVPMAIQKAMEGARKNMRSIPLNGSTLHYPVNARHGAARVHMQPASEGTGIIAGGAMRAVLEVLGVRDVLAKSFGSRNPFNVVRATIRGLTQTFSPEDIAAKRGKTIEEIRG
- a CDS encoding 50S ribosomal protein L30, whose amino-acid sequence is MAEKQIRVTLLRSLYGRLPGHRESAHGIGLRRRHQSVTIKDTPENRGMINKVSYLLKVEEA
- a CDS encoding 50S ribosomal protein L29; the protein is MEANDLRTKGRKELRDELLGLLREQFNLRMQKATGQLSKNDRLRKVRRDIARIHTVLNEHPMVGDQA
- a CDS encoding 50S ribosomal protein L14, coding for MIQMQTILNVADNSGARQVMCIKVLGGSKRRYARIGDIIKVSVKDAIPRGKVKKGEVYSAVVVRTRKGVRRADGSLIRFDTNAAVLLTNQLQPIGTRIFGPVTRELRTERFMKIISLAPEVL
- a CDS encoding 30S ribosomal protein S19, which codes for MPRSVKKGPFVDLHLVKKVDEARATSSKRPIKTWSRRSMILPDMVGLTIAVHNGRQHVPILVNENMVGHKLGEFAVTRTFKGHTGNRKAK